From the Candidatus Nomurabacteria bacterium genome, one window contains:
- the pheS gene encoding phenylalanine--tRNA ligase subunit alpha, which produces MQISKGQLHPMTLLAEDAIRVFSELGFEMAVGPELEHEWYNFDALNVSKDHPARDMQDTFWIKQTPEEIAKAQSGERSSRPVLRTHTTSVSMRMIEKMAKDGIKEAGYIAIGKTFRNEATDITHEAQFHQIDGVMIGENITLANMKAVLIKFYQTMLGSETEIQFRPSFFPFTEPSVEVHAKFNGKWLEMMGGGMLHPNVLRNAGLDPEKVQGFAFGGGLDRILMIKHNIPDVRFLYQGDLRINQF; this is translated from the coding sequence ATGCAGATATCTAAAGGACAACTTCATCCAATGACACTCCTTGCGGAAGATGCAATTCGGGTTTTTTCAGAGCTCGGTTTTGAAATGGCTGTTGGGCCGGAACTTGAACACGAATGGTACAACTTCGATGCACTAAATGTTTCAAAAGACCATCCAGCGCGCGACATGCAAGATACTTTTTGGATAAAGCAAACTCCTGAGGAGATTGCAAAAGCACAAAGTGGCGAACGAAGCTCTCGTCCAGTTTTGCGTACACACACGACAAGTGTCTCTATGCGTATGATTGAAAAAATGGCAAAAGATGGAATAAAGGAAGCTGGATATATCGCAATCGGAAAAACTTTTCGTAACGAAGCAACAGACATCACTCACGAAGCACAATTTCATCAGATAGATGGAGTTATGATTGGAGAAAATATTACACTCGCAAATATGAAGGCAGTTTTGATTAAATTCTACCAGACCATGCTTGGCTCTGAGACTGAGATACAGTTTCGTCCGAGCTTCTTTCCGTTTACTGAGCCGTCAGTGGAAGTACATGCAAAGTTTAACGGCAAGTGGCTCGAGATGATGGGAGGTGGAATGCTCCACCCAAATGTTTTACGGAACGCAGGGCTAGATCCGGAAAAAGTCCAAGGCTTCGCATTCGGTGGAGGGCTTGATCGTATTTTAATGATTAAACACAATATTCCAGATGTACGATTCCTTTATCAGGGAGATTTGAGAATAAATCAGTTTTAA
- a CDS encoding tail fiber domain-containing protein gives MKKFAYLFIAFIVFVPYLNTNAALTPGSVVFANPVGKNTGQDNLNFFWNDTLNYLGIGTNSPSSPLTVVGNTLTGSLGVGGVSGNYPFSYDALTSTLTLNDIGDAKNIRIKSDNENDLLFIDGVNDRIGVGLSNPTYEFEVANDGQNVEIVADTFSTSPTFTTKTVFGGRAARGTRISPLPVQNNDILAEFSGLGYGTTAFAPSTTAGMRVIAAETFSDSAWGTGLFFRTTGRGSVILQTRMVVDADGNVGIGDTTPETPLDVEKTGTLDVATFTNTSGTCSINPAVAGGITCTSDVNLKKNIESISSGESLDIIKNLRPVKYNWKNESDKENKTSGFIAQEVEAILPEVVVTENNQKRISMSGLIPYIVGSLTDLASRFEKIENEKITTPKIETELLCVGDTCLTEEEVIKLKILLEN, from the coding sequence ATGAAAAAGTTTGCTTACTTATTTATTGCTTTTATAGTTTTTGTTCCATATTTAAATACAAATGCCGCCCTGACTCCAGGGTCTGTTGTTTTTGCTAATCCAGTAGGTAAAAACACAGGCCAAGATAATTTGAACTTTTTTTGGAACGACACACTTAACTATCTAGGTATTGGTACAAACTCTCCGTCATCACCACTTACTGTAGTAGGAAATACACTTACAGGATCTTTGGGTGTGGGTGGAGTAAGTGGAAATTATCCTTTTTCATACGATGCACTAACTAGTACTTTAACTTTAAATGACATTGGGGATGCAAAAAATATCAGAATAAAATCTGATAATGAAAATGATCTTTTGTTTATTGATGGTGTAAATGACCGCATAGGTGTTGGTCTATCAAATCCAACATATGAATTTGAAGTTGCAAATGATGGACAAAATGTTGAGATAGTTGCTGACACGTTTAGTACATCTCCAACTTTTACCACAAAAACTGTTTTTGGTGGCCGTGCTGCTCGTGGAACCAGAATTTCTCCTTTACCTGTTCAAAACAATGACATTCTTGCTGAATTCTCAGGACTTGGATACGGAACAACCGCTTTTGCTCCTTCTACAACTGCAGGTATGCGTGTTATTGCGGCAGAAACTTTCTCAGATAGTGCATGGGGAACAGGGCTCTTCTTTCGAACAACCGGACGGGGATCTGTTATCTTGCAAACTAGAATGGTGGTAGACGCGGATGGAAATGTTGGTATTGGAGATACAACTCCAGAGACTCCTCTTGATGTAGAAAAGACTGGAACTTTAGATGTGGCAACATTTACAAATACAAGCGGGACATGTTCTATAAACCCGGCGGTTGCAGGTGGAATCACTTGTACATCAGATGTTAATTTGAAGAAAAATATTGAAAGTATATCAAGTGGTGAGTCTTTGGATATTATAAAAAATCTTCGTCCCGTCAAATACAATTGGAAAAATGAATCCGATAAAGAAAACAAAACATCTGGATTTATTGCTCAGGAAGTTGAGGCGATATTACCAGAGGTTGTAGTTACAGAAAATAACCAGAAACGTATTTCTATGAGTGGCTTGATTCCATATATTGTTGGCAGTCTTACTGATCTTGCTTCCAGATTCGAGAAAATTGAAAACGAAAAAATCACTACTCCAAAAATCGAAACAGAATTATTGTGTGTAGGTGACACATGTCTTACAGAAGAAGAAGTTATAAAACTAAAAATTCTTTTAGAAAATTAA
- a CDS encoding MGMT family protein, protein MSTFSERVLKAALSIPKGRVTTYGAITRACGAGPMASQSITTILGKAYDEDVKNIPWHRIVYAGGKVWIDDKHRKERMALYKKEGIDVDPKTGKIKNFEEIFFEFK, encoded by the coding sequence ATGTCTACATTTTCTGAACGTGTTTTGAAAGCCGCACTCTCTATACCAAAAGGTAGAGTTACTACATACGGAGCTATTACCCGTGCTTGTGGTGCGGGGCCGATGGCAAGTCAGAGTATTACTACTATCCTCGGTAAAGCATACGATGAAGATGTGAAGAATATCCCATGGCATAGGATAGTCTACGCTGGTGGGAAAGTATGGATAGACGACAAGCACAGAAAAGAACGAATGGCTCTTTATAAAAAAGAGGGAATAGATGTAGATCCAAAAACAGGGAAAATAAAAAACTTTGAAGAGATATTTTTTGAGTTTAAATAG
- a CDS encoding PD-(D/E)XK nuclease family protein, protein MKTLVTDEYESVNISVSLLNNFFECPWKWYFRNFLKLPEIKSDSLALGSAVHAAIEFVLKSPSIPSDKDIVECIKSSFEREGVSDSRVLSKLSKDATEIVAKWIKNSYKDLIQNRDSERSVSFKDSRFPNLNMYGKIDLTEKFPDGSVSVTDFKTGSTKTSGVIEKLDDENRLSTYMRQLAMYSYLVRGSDKKEVVSSKLYFLEAKDGDKNMIYATRVGEEQIDLLIRDITDYDRLLKTGEWTERPCFAKSI, encoded by the coding sequence ATGAAAACTCTTGTCACAGATGAATACGAGAGTGTGAATATTTCTGTATCATTACTTAACAACTTTTTCGAATGTCCTTGGAAATGGTATTTTAGAAATTTTCTGAAGTTGCCTGAGATAAAATCTGATTCTCTTGCACTAGGGTCTGCGGTACATGCGGCAATAGAATTTGTTTTGAAATCTCCAAGCATACCTTCTGATAAAGACATAGTGGAGTGTATAAAAAGTAGTTTTGAACGCGAGGGTGTTAGCGATTCTCGGGTTTTAAGTAAGCTTTCAAAAGATGCAACAGAAATAGTTGCGAAGTGGATTAAAAATTCATATAAAGATCTCATCCAAAATCGTGATAGCGAAAGATCCGTTTCTTTTAAAGATTCACGTTTTCCAAATTTGAACATGTATGGAAAGATTGACCTTACAGAAAAATTCCCTGATGGGAGTGTTTCAGTAACAGATTTCAAAACTGGTTCTACAAAAACTTCTGGTGTTATAGAAAAACTGGATGATGAAAATAGGCTTTCTACTTACATGCGACAGTTGGCGATGTATTCATACTTGGTGCGAGGTTCTGATAAAAAAGAAGTAGTATCTTCAAAACTTTATTTCCTTGAAGCAAAAGATGGTGACAAAAATATGATTTATGCGACACGAGTAGGAGAAGAACAGATTGATCTACTGATTAGAGATATAACTGATTACGATAGACTTTTGAAAACAGGTGAGTGGACCGAAAGACCATGCTTTGCAAAAAGTATATAG
- a CDS encoding ATP-dependent helicase — protein sequence MNTPFADAYKNLNEAQRDAVDTIEGPVMVIAGPGTGKTEVLALRIANILTKTDTPASGILCLTFTRSGVTAMRKRLEKYIGTRANDVRITTFHSYAIGLIEDNYLSLGLSHVPSLLDEKESIFLADELLHSRDWKHLRPRVKPETYFHDLKSLISLLKRERISPIDFKAQIEKEIEDLKKNPDSVSSRGVTKGEIKKDVLKKIEALERTSEVVEFYESYETEKQNRILMDYDDVLEYAVQLVEDSEDVRADVGESALYVLVDEHQDSSGVQNSFLKAVWGSVEKPNIFVVGDDRQLIYGFGGASLSYFEEFKTAFGKAELITLVENYRSTAPILSLADTLLSSSLTNEKLKSNRAGSDEIYLSEYSYPRDEIIGAGLYFKKIISTGIDPRECALLVPKNYHVRSALVSLRNLGVPVSMGDSASFFDSRKVMSFRKVLKVIVDPNNTVALVDTMLDDISSIDTIEVHKFLRDKKNKNFSIENLIAQKDSFGLFENEDQIYKWGKKLELFINESTKSGLLSLLSLIGNDLLIKSAGSHEDLLENSEALRTVFHLAEIQIQKNPHVTLGDFLQYIERLESYKMHIPLATFGAHKGVSVMTLHKSKGLEFEAVWIAHMNEETLMSQKRGGFTLPEIVKEKIEEKDKSVAKREVYVAITRAKKFCTISYAKNDVRGGELELAEVIRELPDMHFVKKMPQKQKKIYSQRVRMYMYVVNQYQKVMILRR from the coding sequence ATGAACACCCCCTTTGCTGATGCATATAAAAATCTAAACGAAGCTCAGAGAGATGCTGTTGATACTATAGAAGGTCCAGTTATGGTTATAGCAGGGCCTGGAACCGGCAAAACTGAGGTCTTGGCGCTTCGTATTGCAAATATTTTAACTAAAACTGATACCCCGGCTTCGGGTATTTTATGTCTTACTTTTACACGCTCTGGTGTAACTGCAATGCGCAAGAGACTCGAAAAGTACATAGGCACTCGCGCAAATGATGTGCGTATTACGACTTTTCATAGTTATGCTATTGGGCTTATAGAAGATAATTATCTAAGCTTAGGGCTTAGTCATGTCCCTAGTTTGCTAGATGAAAAGGAGTCAATTTTTCTAGCAGATGAACTCTTACATTCTAGAGATTGGAAACATTTGCGTCCTAGAGTAAAGCCAGAAACATATTTTCATGACCTTAAGTCCCTAATTTCACTTTTGAAGCGTGAACGAATTTCACCTATTGATTTTAAAGCGCAGATCGAGAAAGAGATAGAAGATCTCAAGAAAAATCCGGACAGTGTTTCCAGTAGAGGTGTTACAAAAGGTGAAATTAAAAAAGATGTATTGAAAAAAATAGAAGCACTTGAACGTACAAGTGAGGTGGTAGAATTTTACGAAAGCTATGAGACAGAAAAACAAAATAGAATCCTTATGGATTATGACGACGTGCTCGAGTACGCAGTACAACTTGTAGAAGATTCTGAAGATGTGCGTGCGGATGTAGGTGAGAGCGCGCTATATGTACTTGTCGACGAACATCAAGATTCTTCTGGTGTTCAAAATAGCTTTTTGAAAGCAGTGTGGGGTTCGGTGGAGAAACCAAATATATTTGTAGTGGGAGATGATCGCCAGCTTATATATGGTTTTGGAGGGGCATCGTTATCGTATTTTGAAGAATTCAAAACAGCTTTTGGTAAGGCTGAACTCATAACTCTGGTTGAAAATTATCGTTCCACAGCGCCAATATTGTCACTGGCTGACACACTGCTATCTAGTAGTCTTACAAATGAAAAACTCAAGAGTAATCGTGCTGGTTCTGATGAAATATATTTATCGGAATATTCGTATCCACGAGATGAGATAATTGGCGCAGGTTTATATTTCAAGAAAATTATTTCTACAGGAATAGATCCTCGTGAATGCGCTTTGCTTGTGCCTAAAAATTATCATGTTCGTAGCGCACTTGTTAGTTTGCGGAATCTTGGTGTACCTGTTTCTATGGGGGACTCAGCATCTTTTTTTGATTCTAGAAAGGTTATGAGCTTTAGAAAGGTCTTGAAAGTTATAGTAGATCCAAATAATACTGTCGCACTTGTTGATACAATGCTAGATGATATATCTTCGATCGATACAATAGAAGTTCATAAGTTTCTTCGTGACAAGAAAAATAAAAATTTTAGCATTGAAAATCTCATAGCCCAAAAAGATAGTTTTGGTTTATTTGAAAATGAAGATCAGATATACAAATGGGGCAAAAAACTTGAGCTATTCATAAATGAATCTACAAAAAGCGGACTTCTTTCTCTACTTAGTCTAATTGGGAACGACTTGTTGATTAAGAGTGCTGGTAGTCATGAAGATTTGTTGGAGAATTCTGAAGCTTTGAGGACAGTGTTTCATTTGGCAGAAATTCAAATACAAAAAAATCCACATGTGACCTTGGGAGATTTTTTACAGTATATAGAAAGATTAGAGTCATATAAGATGCACATACCACTTGCAACTTTTGGCGCACACAAAGGTGTTTCGGTTATGACCTTGCATAAATCAAAAGGCTTAGAGTTTGAAGCTGTTTGGATTGCGCATATGAACGAAGAAACTCTAATGTCTCAGAAAAGAGGTGGTTTTACTTTGCCCGAGATTGTAAAAGAAAAAATTGAAGAGAAGGATAAGTCTGTAGCAAAACGTGAAGTATATGTAGCAATCACACGTGCTAAAAAATTCTGCACTATCTCATACGCGAAAAATGATGTTAGGGGTGGAGAGCTTGAGCTTGCAGAGGTTATACGTGAGCTACCAGACATGCATTTTGTTAAAAAGATGCCACAAAAACAGAAGAAGATCTACTCGCAGAGGGTCCGGATGTATATGTACGTAGTGAACCAATACCAGAAGGTGATGATTTTGAGAAGATGA
- a CDS encoding DNA-3-methyladenine glycosylase I encodes MKKRRRCRWANGEDILMRDYHDYVWGVPKKKDIDIFEALVLDSNQAGLSWACILHKRDNFAKAFYNFAPRKISKMTKRDVDRLMKNPGIIRHRGKIEATIGNAKAFLDLQKEFSTASKYFWSFVDGKSIVNKPTNYSKVLSQSNISDLLSKDLKKRGFKFFGSTICYAFMQGIGMVDDHTKDCFRCKKS; translated from the coding sequence ATGAAAAAAAGGAGACGTTGTAGATGGGCGAATGGGGAAGATATCTTGATGCGAGATTATCATGATTATGTTTGGGGTGTTCCAAAGAAGAAGGATATAGATATTTTTGAAGCTTTGGTTTTAGATTCAAATCAGGCTGGATTATCTTGGGCCTGTATACTTCATAAACGTGATAATTTCGCTAAAGCTTTTTATAATTTTGCCCCACGCAAAATTTCTAAAATGACAAAGCGAGATGTAGATAGACTAATGAAAAATCCTGGAATAATTCGCCATAGAGGCAAAATAGAAGCAACAATAGGGAACGCTAAAGCATTTTTAGATTTACAAAAAGAATTCAGTACAGCTTCTAAATATTTTTGGAGTTTTGTAGATGGTAAAAGTATTGTAAACAAGCCGACAAACTATTCTAAAGTTCTGTCTCAGAGTAATATATCAGATCTATTATCCAAGGATTTGAAAAAGAGGGGTTTTAAATTTTTCGGTTCTACTATTTGTTATGCATTTATGCAGGGTATTGGTATGGTAGATGATCACACGAAGGATTGTTTTAGATGTAAGAAATCATAA
- a CDS encoding DUF1761 domain-containing protein: MDINLLAVLVCGVAAMIVGSLWHSKLLFGNAFIKASGMDIGMTPEKMAEIQKKMWQLYATQFILALLQAYVLVVYIKNWTSINGISNALLVWLGFVMPVVAGSCMWSSRPRKDAWKVFLISAGYNLVLFMVFGFILGSWR, encoded by the coding sequence TGCAGTTTTAGTGTGTGGAGTTGCTGCTATGATCGTAGGGTCTTTGTGGCATTCGAAACTTTTGTTTGGGAACGCTTTTATTAAAGCTTCTGGTATGGATATAGGTATGACGCCTGAAAAAATGGCTGAAATACAGAAAAAAATGTGGCAGCTATACGCTACACAGTTTATCCTCGCGCTTTTACAGGCATATGTTTTGGTTGTATATATAAAAAACTGGACCAGTATAAATGGGATTTCAAATGCACTTTTGGTCTGGCTTGGATTTGTTATGCCAGTGGTTGCGGGGTCATGTATGTGGAGTTCTCGTCCACGCAAGGATGCATGGAAAGTTTTCTTAATTTCCGCAGGATATAATCTGGTGTTGTTTATGGTTTTTGGTTTTATATTAGGTTCATGGAGATAA